The genome window TGTCGTGCTCTGAAAAATAGTTTGAACCCCTGGGTCATAAGTCAGCATATGATTCACCGCAGCAGCATTCTCCAAATCATTTAAGACAATGACAATCTGAGGGTAATTTTCACAGCATGAGCGACAAAGGATTGAAAATATTATGCATTTGTTCATACCTTGGCCACAAGTGACGAATCAATAGGATTATATTCCATCCCAATCCAGATTAGCGCAGCAGATGTCATCATTATAAGAAATATTAAAATTGAAACCTGGGAAAAGTCCATAGTCAATTGAATTGTAGATATCATATTAGGAAGAGGTGACATGCGAAAGGAAGAAGCAAATCTATAAAAGTAATATATGCATCAGAAACAATAAATGAAACATATAGTAATCATACATACCAAAATGACAATTTTTTGATGGATTCCAACATGTATTAAACGGAAAGGAAAACATATTCTGCGTCTATCTGCAGAAGATGAGCTTGGTCCAGTTAATGAATTTTCCAACAAACCTTCATGAATCCTAAATTCATCatcctcttcctcttcatcatctGGTATATGACAAAGATCCACCCTGTAAAACAAGAAGTCCCCAGAAAACATGGAGTATAacctatcatcatcatcaaagtcctTATCCCAAATAAATTGGGGTTGCCTACACAAATCCATAAGAGAACTCTGCTACATGGAGTATAACCTATGAAGGAAAAAAGGAAGACACTGTAATAAAAGTATAAGACAGCAAAATGTTACAACGCAAGAACAAGTAAAAAGAGGAAGCTGTAGAAGACAGCATAAAGCATGCGCCCCACACCTCTAGTTTAGGAActtttattcatatatattttaataatgTTAGGATATAATAATATTCAATTACATAATCCAGTTCAACTTCAGAGTAATACCATACATGCTCAAGGGTAATGTATAACGGCAAAGTGGACTAGATGTTGCACCTATATCAGGAGCATTCAATAAAGTACAAATATGTAAAGAATCTACATCTAAATCTCTATCAAAGGAACCTTGACGTGGTCTTCACCATGCTAGAGAACTTTCAGCAGGAGAATATAGGCCTTTGCCACAATACAGAAAAATTGTTCCAACCAGAAATTGTGTAATCAGCAGTTCCAATCATTTCCATCATAGACTTCATAAGAAAATATATCATGTAAATGTTTCTAGTATTTATCGATGTTCAGTAAATATCAGAACCAAGTAGAAAACATACCAGAATGATAAAAGTAGAAGAAATGCTGTGAATAGCAGAATTTTGGGGAAGGCTGCAAAGAATACATTTGCACCATTCAAACACTTCCACAAAACCAAGAATATAAGTAGTTGCTGTTTGAAGTAACAACATACCCATGAGGATAAAACCACAAGAATATGACCAGCATAACCACCCTTCGCAGGTGGTAACAAGAGTTAAGACAAAGTAAACAAAGCAGCCTGCCAAATCATGACTACACTCAGTATATCGGTTGGAATTTGGATGCACATCGATCTCATAGTTAATATTTTGTAGACCTCATAAATAATTGGTGAATGCAATCATGCATAGCCCTTCTTGATGCAAATAAAGCAAAGATAAAAATACCTATTTTTGATGAGCCAATCAGTAAGTGAAACACCTACAATTGACATAAAATTATCAAGTTCATGCCAAAAGCTCAACAAGAAAATTTGACttgttcaacaaaaaaaaaggaagaaatgaAAGCATCATAAACCACTCAGTTTGCAATTTAAACGTGCATGGCAGTTGAATTACCTCAGGAATTTCATACTTATTAGCTTCTTCA of Tripterygium wilfordii isolate XIE 37 chromosome 13, ASM1340144v1, whole genome shotgun sequence contains these proteins:
- the LOC120012379 gene encoding tobamovirus multiplication protein 1-like isoform X3 produces the protein MAEVFHLLIGSSKIGCFVYFVLTLVTTCEGWLCWSYSCGFILMAFPKILLFTAFLLLLSFWVDLCHIPDDEEEEDDEFRIHEGLLENSLTGPSSSSADRRRICFPFRLIHVGIHQKIVILVSILIFLIMMTSAALIWIGMEYNPIDSSLVAKVYIDLFALAVLLLGGALGCYGLVLCLKMRKVRSERASSEMWKVAGLALLSVVCFTPSTFVAVLTDIPVLHHWHGLYINGLYTSLLLMLYYFIGSSVPSAFLLWVMRELPPSAVANIQGPRTITFISDNSAPAAHH